TCTTCCAGACCGCGGGCGCGCAGCCGGCGGTAGAACCGGAGCGCGGGATCGTTGGTGCGCAGCACCCACCACTCCAGCCGGCCGCCGCGCTGCGCGGCGGTGCGCGCCAGGTGAGCGAGCAGGGACAGACCGATGCCTGCGCCGCGGTGCTCGGCGCTGACGTACAGGTCCTCGAGGTGCACGCCGGCGCGGCCGGTGATGGTGCTGTAGCTGGGGTAGTGCAACGCGAAGCCGACCGGCTGCTCCTCCCAGGTGGCCAGCACCGCCTCGGCGACCGCGTCCTCACCGAACAGCGCGCGGGCGAGGTCCTCAGGCCGAGCAGTCACCTCACCGGGGA
This window of the Geodermatophilus sp. DSM 44513 genome carries:
- a CDS encoding GNAT family N-acetyltransferase, producing MAEAEQFPGEVTARPEDLARALFGEDAVAEAVLATWEEQPVGFALHYPSYSTITGRAGVHLEDLYVSAEHRGAGIGLSLLAHLARTAAQRGGRLEWWVLRTNDPALRFYRRLRARGLEEIEVMRLDGEPLQALAAMLLPERLSLGT